From the genome of Solanum stenotomum isolate F172 chromosome 5, ASM1918654v1, whole genome shotgun sequence:
tgaatacatattattttataaaaatattgtcattctgccattttaaataaatattttaaagtattgttattttgactaattatgttagatattatgacttaattgctaatttttCCTACATTGTTTTATCCTTTGCAATCTTtacatgataatttttttttcccatACGTATCACCTTCTTCAGATCTCATTTGTGAAATTAttgggtatattgttgttgttatggtAAGCTATGGGAGAAATATTTAAGTCATTTGTTTTCACGAGAACTTCATTAATTGAAAAGTGTTCTTTCACCCAAAGTATTTCAACGTTTAGTATCaggtatataaaaatataacatatattgaACCTCCTTTAATTATCTGTGTgtttacttttcatattttaaaccctCCTAATAACGATTCTTGCTCCGCGACTTGCTCAATGATTTAAATACCAAAAACCGTTGATAAACTTGTCCGATTTTTACAATTCCATAATGAAGAAAGACCAAGTCAAAACAAGAGTCGATTGAACATGCTTTGCaaagcaaaaatatttttccaaagGAGAAATATGAACAATGTGTTATGTGACTTTCCTCAAAGAGACATTAAACGTGGCATGGACAAGATATAATacgattcaaaaaaaaagttagagcTTGAATTCGTGAAATCAAAAGACCAGGTTGTGGGTATCACACAagtaaaaaagtaataataataataaaaaaaaagaaactagcTTCATTTTAagtaatgatatttttttagttcatatattagaaaatcaatggaagaatgCATATATGGTTGTGCATATGTATTTAGGAAAAGGCAGAGAGAtacaattaatttgatatttacaTGATGTATCAGAACAATATCATTGATTTAGACTATGTTTTAATTTACTGTCTTATCTTCAAAATAATAACATTAATTGGAGTGTTGTTCCtctcaaaacaaagaaaagtaaaattaacaaaacaaacaaaaaggaacaaagaaatATACATAGCATTAGAGTTAGTACACCTAAACTTCAAGACAACTATTTCTGATCCAAAATATATAACATgaattaaatatcttttttagtATAGGAGTACAAGCATGCGTACTTAGCaaaagtttaaggtttaggaaaagagagaaaaataacaaaataacaatatccTTTTGTTGATTTAGATCGTTtaacttaaataaatattacatttttttaaaaaaaaaaaaaagagaagagagaagTTGTAAGGATGAGTAAAGAAAAGTACCTCTTTGATGGATTCTAGCAAGTAGCAAGTATACTTGATCAACATCTTAAAACAAATTACAACTCCAGATTTGATAAAACTCAATAACTTTGACCTGAAGTCTAAATTGTGTATATTTGTTGAGAAATTtgctaaatatgtatatatggtaAACTTAGATCATATAAGCTTCAAATTCAAAACTTATGAAGTTCAAATCGTAGATCTGTCTCTGTCGAGGACTCGGGTGGTTCCATCCCTAACCGAAGCTCAAGATCCAATATTGAAACATGATTTTGCTCCATGCCCTTGTTTTCTACTTTCCCGTTTTCCATACAATTGTTTGCCTTTTTAACTAATGGAGTCTCCTTGAATAAAGGTAATTGCAAAAGATCTCCAATAATCACTTCATGGTTATGATCATAACAATTAACCTTGGATGTAATTAGATGAtcattttcttcatcatatGTAACACATGGCCTTTTCGAGGAGCTACTAATTATTGTCTCATCGTATGATGATACCTCTCGTTGTAACAAATCATCATTTACAAGAGAAAGATTATGATCATAATGATCCTTTTCTTGATCATATGTAAAACATGGCCTTTTCGAGGGGCTACTTATAATTGTTTCATCATACAATGATTCTTTTCGTTGCAACATGACATCATGTGGAAGAGCAGCAGGAGGAGGATTATGATCACAACTCACCTTAACACATGGCCTTTTCAAGGAGCTACTAATAATTGTTTCACCATAAGATGATTCTTCTCGTGGCAACAAGACATCATATGGAAGAGCATGAGGAGGAGGATTATGATCACAACTCACCTTAACACATGGCCTTTTGGAGGGGCTACTAATAGTTATTTCACCATACGATGATTCTTCTCGTTGCAACAAGACATCATGTGGAAGagcaggagaaggaggaggattATGATCACAACTCACCTTAACACATTGCCTTCTCGAGGGGCTACTAATAATTGCTTCACCATACAATGATTCTTCTCGTTGCAACAAGACATCATGTGGAAGTGCAGGAGGACGAGGAGGAGGATTATGATCACAACTCATGACCTTAACACATGGCCTTTTCGAGGGGCTACAAATTATTCCCTCATCATATAATGATACTTCTCGTTGCAACAACTCATCATTTCCAGGAGGAGGACGAGGAGGAGGAGGATAAACGGAGTTTTTGATATCCAATGAAAGCAAATTTTGATCACTTGAAAATTCTCTAAGCCTTGCTCTATCTCTTCTATGAATATTCATATGTCCACCTAATGCTTGTGCATTCGAAAAACCTCGTTTACAAAAGCTACATCTATAAAACTTAACATTCCCTAAACCTAATAGTTCCTCAGAGCTCCATGTAATAATTTGGTCGGATTTCTCCATAGGATTAATTAAAAGGACAATTGACTAATGATGTGAAGAAGATGAATTAAGAtgagattatcatgaattaagAGAGAGGTCATGGTCGGCAAAGAATGAGAGTTTTATAATTGACATGAATTGAACAAGCATGCTTGATTTCGTATAATTAAGATGATTAATAATTCTATATcatgactataattaatattatgaaattATCTTTCTTTACCAGCAAGTTGACACAAATGTCctatcaaaatattttagtcGTTGTTAATTTTCTTTggtttctaaaaaaaaaaaacattttcaatgtgAGGTGGTCCAGGCCTCCAGGGTTTTGTGAGTCGATCGAACCATGTTATATGTAACTAAATTATGTGATCaattcatctaaaaatttaaatcataatatTAAAGAGGAGGCTTATTTATTTATCGAAGACTAGCTCAGCTTTTTAATTTTGACGTCTCAACTGAAATTCTGCTGGCAGAATTACAACACGCGCAAAAACGTTGAAGCAGAAAGCACAAAATATGATTATTCTGGTCTTATTGCGGACACACGTTGAGTTCTATCGTCAAATCTTTTGTAACAATTTTGTTTATCTGAATTTATTTTGGGACGTTCTAATTATAAAGAATATATAATGTAACATAATATGAAAGTCGGTAATAAAGAAAACTTGGTCGTTCTAATGAATATAGCTAGGATGATTGTTATAAAGAGGTTTTACTAATTGCATTCACATTTAGATCCCGCTCAATTTTGAAAAAGGGAAATTTGTAATTTGATCTAGTTAAACTCCAAACCTTCTTATATAATTTGACACACCCTTATATTCATGATTATAAATCATTGTCACAAATTAGTTACTAACATAAAACTGATGTCGTGCATTCAAGTCATCAAAGGTGAAAAAAGAATAGGAGTAACAACGAAAAGgtaaacaattaataaatacaTGAACGTACAATTAATTATAAGAGGGCTGactatatatgaattatttgaAGTTTTTGGTTAAATTAAACTTATTATAATAGCATAGAAACCTGAACACGATTCATATTCTTGCACGCTTTAATTAGAGAACAAAAAATGCAAagtcaacaaaatattttatgtgtGACTTTAATATGTCAAAGGCTTCCTCACTTGTACCTTTGTCCATTAATTCATTAAGCAACAGTgaagattaattattttataaagaatttaaGGTCACCAAATGAATTAATTTTGAGTGGTAGGATTCATTGTATTCACAATTATTTTCAATGCTCTAATTTTTGTTGCCGCCCCatgtttttatttcttgttaatTGGACATTTCAACCTACTCATGAGTATTACAAAGAAacaaaactatattattattattatgttcctttgatgatatatatatatacatatttttctttacaaGATGTTTATGATGATAATCACTACATAAAATAGAATTCTAATAAAGTACTAGTGAAACAGATAATAAGAAATAGAGAAATGCCGTGACAATAGATTTTTCTTTGGCGGTAATAGTTATtgtctcaaaaatatttagtagtAATTGAGTTAATGATATTGCATTCAGAATCAATAACACctttaattaataacatttATATAGAATATTGATTATAAatacacatatttattattgctactaaatataatataatataaaatagcTATATCATAAAGTTTCAAATTTTACCTATACAATTTGAAGACATATTTCTGATGAGATAATTGTGTTTGAGCTGCTATGAGCCCAAGACATCCCTTTTCTTTTCGTTTCTTTCTTTTCGAGAAAGGGGTCAAATCTGTGAACTATTTAAAATGTATTAGTTTTATCTTCCGATACGTTTTTATAGCTCAAAAacgtttttcttttctttttgggaAAGGGatcaaatatattcatgaaCTATTTCAAATGCGTTAATTTTATCCACCATTATATTTTTGCGGCTCAAAAAtgcttttaatattattatttttgttcaaaAATGCTCTCCAActaataaaatagttcaaaaatatccttctttCTAGTCGTtgcttcaaaaaaataaaaaataaatgaatctaTATTCTTTTTAGTGGTGTGGGGATCAATTTATATGTGTGAAACATATAATACTCCATATAATAAGTAGTATAAACACTTACCATTTTTATAGATAAAAACATATGACATATACTTCCCTTAACTAGTATTCACTATTCAGTATAATTGACTGTTTGAAACAGGCTTTCATTTtgacaccaaaaaaaaaaaaagtgagcaTAGTGAGAAACGTGTGTGGTGACATTTGAGGTGATAAAAGTCGTCAAAAAAATGATTTGCCTAATCTTCGAAGAAGAAATTTTATGGATTTGAGAAACTATGCCCTCCCAACTTGGTTTTTATAGTCAAAACATTATCATATAATTTAACTTAACTCAATAAGCAAGTCGCATGATATTATTCACGTCATCTTTGATATTGACACTTCTCCTTATTCCTAAGTCTGGTGACAATATTAGAggcgaattcaaaatttaaaattacaaatttttataataattttcagTTAGTATATAATAATTGAGTAATTTACAGTtaaatatttatagatatttatataatatttatatatatatgcgcGCGTCCATTATCAATGCTTCTAAAAATTTGTTAACACGCTTTTTTTCTGTCACTATGAATTTGGGCAGAACAAAAATGAGTTATCGACGGTTGTGGTATAGTGGTGGGATTACATGCCGCCATCCAGAATGGGCCTTACCATGTATTGCGCAATCTGAATTTAGCcggaaaaaaagaataaaaatgagttggtcacttttttaattattattgcaGGTAAGTTTTACTGACCTGATAGTAACGCTAATTACGTACAAAGACTAATGAAAGGCATGCTTTTTCTGCTTACGCAAGCTGCCGtgaaattatttacttttttctcaaaaaaaaaatcaattttgtttaaaaatcaGTGTTTGGTtatgtaaattttaaataaaatttgaagttgttaTTTGTAATTCAGAAAATGTaacattcaattttttgttatcactttttttattcattttttcttacTTTCATTATATTTTCTGTTCCAGATTTGccctaaatttttaattttgataaaaataacttcatttaaattatatttcacaTTCACATATTTCATGTTTTCTTTAATTAGGATCCAAATAATATTATCTATAATCATAACCAAATATAATTCcatcttcaacttcaattttaaaaaaagtgaaaaaatattagCAATGAGTAGATTGTACTTATAGAATATAATATACGACATTTTGAGAATATCTATTTTGAGATATTACTCTTTAGAGAAAATTTAATTGGATGTTTAAGGTAAATTAGTTTAGTTGGTGATTTTTCTAGTTCATAAAAATTGGAGATATaatacattattttaaaaaaaattatgattaaacacaacttaagctcttattccaacttgaaaaattataaataaaagagaaaattcatGATACGCCCGCTAGACGATTTCTTcatgatatttttatatttggaaaGTATGAGATACTGAATTATTACTGATAGAATATTGTTAGACCTAAACGTAAATGAGCACACACTTGGAAGCCAAAAAAAGAGGTATTTTTATACTTGTGGTACAAGTGTTCCATATACATGAGTCGTGACCTCATCAATCTAAAAGCtaatttaaagaaatatttctttttggtgAGTAAGAATGTTattatcaaagaaaaatttaCAACAAAGAAAGAGGCAAAAAGAAACTAATCTAGCCGGAAAGATCTAACAATATTTGTCACCGCTCATCTTTAGCTTAGATAGCAATTCAAGTTTGTTAGACATCTAATTCAATTAAGTTTGTTAGACATCCTTACCTCTCATCTACTTGACTCTGTTTGTCAGACCCTCATACTCATCATTTTTCTAACTAGACCCTTAAATCCATTAGAACACAACATTTTAAGCCCTTTTCTCCTCCGATCAGTGTGCGTGTAAAGGACACGATTACACGTGGAATTCCACATCATTTTTTAGTGCTACGTACGAAATTAAgtgctaaaaaaataaaaaatcaaatagatcaattttttaatttcttaaacttttcaaatagttatcttcttcatatttggTCACATTAGATCAAATTCTTCTCGATTTAACTTGTAAATTCAACTACAAGTTCACCAACACAAACTCAATGAACccaatcaaaaattttaattaatttacaaattCACAAGacccatttattattttttaagttttttcatgtttatcaatggagttttaaaattttcaatagtcACAATCATCCTTCACATTATCCACATTTTCTCATTGAAACCatctaataaaataatgacactaatatttttcaaacctaAAAAACGAAAATTTTGGAAGAAGTTGATGCTactgatttgtataaaaaagaaaaagaagaagagacgGAGAAGGGTGAATGCGGGTctagagaaagaagaaagttgagGGCTGTGGTGAGGGGTAGAGGAGAGAGGGctggtggagaagaagaagaaagtcgTGTGTGGGTGGGTGAGTAGGTGAAGGAGGGTTGAAGAAGATGAatcttgttttttaattttgttaaattgatttttttaaaagtaaaatattgttttaactCACTTTCAAGCGCGTGTAATCACGCATATTTCCAACTCACCAATATTAATGTCACATAAGTtcggtcaatggtcagaggggtttaaaatattgtgttctgATGAGTTTAAGGGTTTGGTTGGCAAAGTGATGAGTAGGAGGGTTCAACTGACAAACGGAGCCAAGTACAGGGGTCTCCCAGGTCATTCCGCCTAATAGTATTAATAAATAAGTGGGTCAGGTCGAGTCAAATATAAACATATCGAATCAAATATAAGCAACTAAATAAATTTAACTCTACCTCAATACGAACAATAAAATCGAGAAAGTATATGTTTGACATAATATGAAAATGAGTACgagaaaatgtattttttttaagttttcgtTATGAGTCTTGTATCCGTcattattgtatatatatacgttattcaatttttgagactaactaaaaaaattccaaatcCAATCCTATTTATTTAATCTTacttatgtttatattattccttaatcaaatataaactaAACGTTTGACTTAAAATGAGTTTGAGAGAacgtattttttttagttttagttacaaaaacttcaaaaaataaattataagtttacttaattttataaaaatagaaaataaatttattttcaatatctaATAAACTATATAAATCCCAATAGattttcaaacaaaacaaatgtttcatttatgaggacctccgtaatgagttgggaccATCGCGTATTCTCATACAatttttaacgcctatttccgcatttacagacccttttttaggaattacccaaaatccTCGATTTTTCGTCTATATTAGCACATGGATCTAGCTTCCCGGAGcacctaatatttttttcttaaaaaatttttgaggacctccataatgattTGGGGAACCATCaagtatactcacaccatttttaacgccaatttctgcatttacgggcccttttttaggaataatccaaattcttgatttttagTTTGTATAGCCCATGGATCCAGCGCCCTGGAGGACCCAAAAAATTTtcctcaaaaaactttatgaggacctccgtaatgtgTTGGGGAACCACAATGTATACTctcaccattttttaacgcctattttcgcatttacaggCTCTTtcttaggaattacccaaattcttcgatttttcgtgtatattagccCATATATCTGGGGCCCGGagcaccaaaaatatttttttctcaaaaaacattatgagaATTTCCGTAATGAGtactcacatcatttttaacacctatttccgcatttacaggcccttttttaggaattacccaaaatccttgatttttcgtgtgttatagcccatgaCTCTAGCGCACCGAAGCACCAaaattttttcacaaaaaactttatgaggacctccgtaatgagttaaggaaccaccacgtatactcacactatttctAACGTCTATTTCTGCATTTAGAGGTCATTTTTCAGGAATTACCCAAAATACCcaaaatcattaattttttgtgtgttatagcaCATGGATCTGACGCCTCGGAGCATCCCAAAAaacattctcaaaaaaatttatgaggaccttaGTAATGAGTTAGAGAACCAtaatgtatactcacaccattttttaacgcaTATTTCAGCATTTATAGAcccttttttagaaattacccaaatttctcaatttttcgtgtgtattattagcccatggatctagccCTCCGGagctccaaaaaaaatttctcaaaaaaaattatgaggacctccgtaatgagttggcgaaccaccatgtatactcacaccatttttaacacTTTTTTCCCGCATTTAcaggcccttttttaggaattacacaAATTCTTCGATTGTTCGTGTATATTAGCCTATGCACCTGACGCCCTGGAGcaccaaataaaaaattctgaaaaaacattatgaggatCTCGGTAATGAGTTGGTGAACCGCCGCATCTACTGACACAatttttaacgcctatttctgcatttacgggtctttttttatgaattacctaaaatccttgatttttcgtgtgttatagcccatggatttggcacctcggagcacccaaaattttttctttaagaactttataaggacctctgtaatgagttgggaccaccacgtatactcatacAATTGTTAAcgcctatttccgcatttacagcCTCTTTTTTAG
Proteins encoded in this window:
- the LOC125864114 gene encoding uncharacterized protein LOC125864114; translated protein: MEKSDQIITWSSEELLGLGNVKFYRCSFCKRGFSNAQALGGHMNIHRRDRARLREFSSDQNLLSLDIKNSVYPPPPRPPPGNDELLQREVSLYDEGIICSPSKRPCVKVMSCDHNPPPRPPALPHDVLLQREESLYGEAIISSPSRRQCVKVSCDHNPPPSPALPHDVLLQREESSYGEITISSPSKRPCVKVSCDHNPPHHNPPPAALPHDVMLQRKESLYDETIISSPSKRPCFTYDQEKDHYDHNLSLVNDDLLQREVSSYDETIISSSSKRPCVTYDEENDHLITSKVNCYDHNHEVIIGDLLQLPLFKETPLVKKANNCMENGKVENKGMEQNHVSILDLELRLGMEPPESSTETDLRFELHKF